Proteins found in one Palaeococcus ferrophilus DSM 13482 genomic segment:
- a CDS encoding PIN domain-containing protein, producing the protein MSIYRSTGTFLDSSILLNLLFETELTERARKLFSMADDPLVSETVVDECVYVTLRKKASSRGIKSIHELRKFLKTEEGRALLGNPPR; encoded by the coding sequence GTGAGTATCTACAGGAGTACAGGGACTTTTCTGGACAGTAGCATCCTGCTCAACTTGCTCTTTGAGACCGAACTGACAGAGAGGGCCAGGAAACTCTTTTCCATGGCGGATGATCCGCTGGTTTCCGAAACGGTCGTGGATGAGTGTGTCTACGTCACACTTAGGAAGAAGGCCTCTTCCCGCGGGATTAAGAGCATCCATGAGCTGAGGAAATTCCTGAAAACTGAAGAGGGGAGGGCCCTCCTCGGGAATCCTCCGAGATAG
- a CDS encoding type II toxin-antitoxin system VapC family toxin: protein MLSFIGKYGIEIIEDPDIFLTLSIAEKYGLLIHDAKIVGAMMSSGVRRIATLDRDFEGIPIIEVLKEG from the coding sequence GTGCTTTCGTTCATAGGCAAGTACGGAATTGAAATTATTGAAGACCCCGATATCTTTCTGACCCTGAGCATAGCGGAAAAGTACGGCCTTCTGATTCACGATGCAAAAATCGTTGGTGCCATGATGTCCAGCGGGGTCAGGAGAATAGCCACCCTCGACCGGGACTTTGAAGGGATACCCATAATCGAAGTCCTCAAAGAAGGATAG
- a CDS encoding DUF3368 domain-containing protein, with protein MKVVSNTSPLIGLSNIDRLELLKDVFGEIFIPPAVAKEFGEPLPDWIHLKEPKDRPLVKTLMKLLGAGEAEAIALAIEMRADFLILDDLKARKISRDIGIRIIGTGGVILLAKKRKAIGSVKPLLEELSGKGFRLSDGVIRTILEAAGED; from the coding sequence ATGAAGGTTGTCTCCAACACCAGCCCGCTGATCGGGCTCTCGAACATAGACAGGTTGGAACTTCTAAAGGACGTTTTTGGCGAGATATTCATCCCACCCGCGGTGGCAAAGGAGTTTGGAGAACCTCTTCCGGATTGGATACACCTTAAAGAACCCAAAGACAGGCCCCTGGTGAAAACCCTCATGAAACTTCTGGGCGCAGGAGAGGCAGAGGCCATAGCTCTAGCGATAGAGATGAGAGCAGATTTTCTTATTTTGGACGACCTTAAAGCAAGGAAGATATCTAGAGACATAGGAATTCGGATTATAGGAACCGGGGGCGTAATACTGCTCGCAAAGAAACGGAAGGCCATTGGGAGCGTTAAGCCTCTTTTGGAGGAACTTTCCGGGAAAGGTTTCAGGCTCTCCGACGGAGTAATAAGAACCATTCTAGAAGCTGCCGGAGAGGATTAG
- a CDS encoding UPF0175 family protein — MEGAVPLDFRELLGPRPSEELRLLAAIELYREGKLSLGKAAEFAGISVREFLYELRKRNIPLNYDVEEAQRDIEVVEGLL; from the coding sequence ATGGAGGGCGCCGTTCCACTGGACTTCAGGGAGCTCCTCGGGCCAAGGCCCTCTGAGGAACTTCGCCTGCTCGCGGCTATCGAGCTATACAGGGAGGGCAAGCTCAGTCTGGGAAAAGCCGCTGAGTTCGCCGGCATAAGCGTTAGAGAGTTCCTCTATGAGCTCAGAAAGAGGAATATCCCGTTGAACTACGATGTTGAGGAGGCCCAGCGGGATATAGAAGTGGTAGAGGGTCTTCTATGA
- a CDS encoding OBG GTPase family GTP-binding protein, which translates to MPTNVTIEYLKAEEEYKEAKTIPQKIRALEKMYATVPKHKGTEKLRLQIKRKLSELRKELEKQQSQRKGGGYSFSVRKEGAAQIVLVGLPNVGKSSILGRITNAEVESADYPFTTVEPIPGMMHHKDVQIQLVEVPGLVEGASLGKGMGTQLLSVIRNADAIAIVVDLSQDPVKQMEILLREFERAGIKLNKRRPRVEIKRTASGGIIINGQENIKGEVSEVMRMLREEKIHSAEITVKEEVTLEEFADALDESLVWKRAIIIANKGDAPGSRENYKKLVKAYGDRFKIVPVSAGKGIKLEELKEELFKLADVIRVFTKSPGEDPAYPPIPMRRGATVIEVAKKVHKDFAENFKYARVWGKSVKFPGQRVGADHVLEDGDIVEIHAR; encoded by the coding sequence ATGCCCACCAACGTCACCATAGAGTACCTGAAGGCGGAGGAAGAGTATAAAGAAGCCAAGACAATACCCCAGAAAATCAGGGCCCTCGAGAAAATGTACGCCACGGTTCCAAAGCACAAGGGAACTGAGAAGCTGAGACTCCAGATAAAGAGGAAGCTATCTGAACTCCGAAAGGAGCTCGAGAAGCAGCAGAGCCAGCGCAAGGGTGGAGGCTACTCCTTCAGCGTCAGAAAGGAAGGGGCGGCTCAGATAGTGCTGGTGGGCCTGCCGAACGTCGGGAAGTCCTCCATACTTGGGAGGATAACCAACGCGGAAGTCGAGAGCGCCGATTATCCGTTCACCACCGTGGAGCCAATCCCGGGCATGATGCACCACAAGGACGTGCAGATACAGCTGGTTGAGGTTCCGGGGCTGGTTGAGGGTGCCTCCCTTGGGAAGGGCATGGGGACGCAGCTTTTGAGCGTCATAAGGAACGCCGACGCAATAGCCATAGTGGTTGACCTCTCCCAGGACCCGGTTAAGCAGATGGAGATTCTCCTTCGAGAGTTCGAGAGGGCCGGAATAAAGCTCAACAAGAGGAGACCAAGGGTGGAGATAAAGCGGACCGCCAGCGGTGGAATCATCATCAACGGCCAGGAGAACATCAAGGGCGAGGTAAGCGAGGTCATGAGAATGCTCCGCGAGGAGAAAATCCACAGCGCGGAGATAACGGTTAAGGAAGAGGTAACCCTCGAGGAGTTCGCCGATGCACTCGACGAGAGCCTCGTGTGGAAAAGGGCAATCATCATAGCGAACAAGGGCGACGCCCCAGGGAGCAGGGAGAACTACAAGAAGCTGGTTAAAGCCTACGGCGACCGCTTCAAGATAGTCCCCGTCTCAGCGGGCAAGGGCATAAAGCTCGAGGAGCTGAAGGAGGAACTCTTCAAGCTGGCGGACGTGATAAGGGTCTTCACCAAGAGCCCCGGGGAGGATCCCGCCTATCCGCCGATACCCATGAGGAGGGGCGCCACCGTCATAGAGGTAGCAAAGAAGGTGCACAAGGACTTCGCGGAGAACTTCAAGTACGCGAGGGTGTGGGGCAAGAGCGTCAAGTTCCCCGGACAGAGGGTCGGGGCCGACCACGTGCTCGAGGACGGGGACATAGTGGAGATTCACGCGAGGTAG
- a CDS encoding Lrp/AsnC family transcriptional regulator: MTVRAVLDETDRKILAILQKNSRTPLREISKEVGLAESTIYERIKKLKENGVIERFTVILNPDSLGFTMLAFILIKSRAGMYPQVAADLVKYPEIVEVYETTGNYDMVVKIRTRSSDELNTFLDRIGEIPGVEATHTMVVLKAHKETTELPL; the protein is encoded by the coding sequence ATGACGGTGAGAGCGGTCCTCGATGAGACTGACAGGAAGATACTCGCGATACTCCAGAAGAACAGCAGGACTCCCCTGCGGGAAATCTCCAAAGAAGTTGGCCTCGCCGAATCAACGATATACGAGAGGATAAAGAAGCTCAAGGAAAACGGCGTGATAGAGCGATTCACGGTCATCCTGAACCCGGACTCCCTGGGCTTCACTATGCTAGCCTTCATTCTCATAAAATCCAGGGCGGGGATGTACCCTCAGGTGGCCGCGGACCTCGTTAAGTACCCTGAAATCGTCGAGGTCTATGAAACGACCGGCAACTACGATATGGTGGTGAAGATAAGGACTAGAAGCAGCGATGAGCTCAACACTTTCCTTGACAGAATAGGCGAGATTCCAGGGGTTGAGGCCACCCACACGATGGTGGTTCTCAAGGCCCACAAAGAAACAACGGAACTCCCCCTCTGA
- the pfpI gene encoding deglycase PfpI yields MKVLFLSADGFEDLELIYPLHRIKEEGHEVYVASFQRGKITGKHGYSVNVDLSFDEIDPDEFDALVLPGGRAPEIVRLNEKAVSTVKRMFEEGKPVASICHGPQVLISAGVLKGRKGTSTITIRDDVKNAGAEWIDAEVVVDGNWVSSRHPGDLYAWMREFVKLLR; encoded by the coding sequence ATGAAGGTGTTGTTTCTGAGTGCGGATGGCTTTGAGGACTTGGAGCTTATCTACCCGCTCCACAGAATCAAGGAGGAGGGCCACGAGGTCTACGTTGCCAGCTTCCAGAGGGGCAAGATTACGGGCAAGCACGGCTACTCCGTCAACGTTGACCTTTCCTTCGACGAGATTGATCCGGATGAGTTCGATGCACTCGTTCTTCCTGGTGGCAGGGCCCCGGAGATAGTGAGGCTTAACGAGAAGGCTGTCTCGACCGTTAAGAGGATGTTCGAGGAAGGAAAGCCCGTCGCAAGCATCTGCCACGGCCCGCAGGTCCTCATTTCGGCCGGCGTGCTGAAAGGCAGGAAGGGTACGAGCACGATAACCATACGGGACGACGTTAAGAACGCCGGTGCTGAGTGGATCGATGCGGAGGTCGTTGTTGACGGCAACTGGGTGAGTTCGAGGCACCCCGGGGATTTATACGCTTGGATGAGGGAGTTCGTAAAGCTCCTTCGCTGA
- a CDS encoding PspC domain-containing protein produces MEKRLYRSKKNRVFLGVLGGMGEYFDVDPTLLRVVYVIFLLASLGTAILLYLLLALVIPEEGVV; encoded by the coding sequence ATGGAGAAGAGGCTTTACAGGAGCAAAAAGAACCGGGTCTTCCTCGGGGTGCTCGGCGGGATGGGTGAATACTTCGACGTTGACCCGACGCTCCTCAGGGTTGTTTACGTGATATTCCTCCTCGCGAGCCTTGGAACCGCGATACTGCTCTACCTGTTGCTCGCCCTTGTGATTCCGGAGGAGGGAGTGGTATGA
- a CDS encoding PspC domain-containing protein: MSKRLYRSRENKMLFGVLGGIAEYLGTDPTLVRVLFVLLLLAMPGTAILLYFILAIVMPESPEEEVTLEKLPEKVDKLLKEADETLSNVGKRAPDEIERAQKEVIREDDRRVLAAIIIIIGLAIMVGNMNLLLPAWFSFKLVVAAVFVLFGLYLLVRG, from the coding sequence ATGAGCAAGCGTCTTTACCGGAGCAGGGAGAATAAGATGCTCTTTGGAGTTCTGGGGGGCATAGCGGAGTACCTAGGGACGGACCCGACCCTCGTTCGCGTGCTCTTCGTGCTGCTCCTCCTGGCGATGCCGGGAACGGCAATACTCCTCTACTTCATCCTCGCCATAGTGATGCCCGAGAGTCCCGAGGAAGAGGTTACCCTCGAGAAGCTCCCCGAGAAGGTGGACAAACTGCTCAAAGAGGCGGATGAGACATTGAGCAACGTTGGAAAGAGGGCACCCGACGAGATAGAGAGGGCCCAGAAGGAGGTTATCCGGGAGGACGACAGGAGGGTGCTGGCGGCAATCATAATCATCATAGGGCTCGCCATCATGGTCGGGAACATGAACCTCCTGCTTCCAGCGTGGTTCAGCTTCAAGCTTGTGGTCGCGGCCGTCTTCGTGCTCTTCGGCCTCTACCTGCTGGTGAGGGGATGA
- a CDS encoding triphosphoribosyl-dephospho-CoA synthase — MERWKVIKAFTLGPLLEATIPKPGNVNRYHDFEDLTIYHFLFGNTALLNVLYEATEVARLVARGTYDLSEAGIGELIKRAVAESRRAQGANPNFGVVVLEVPLIMALSVSKGLFDAREIVKRLISASTVRDTMELYRAIRIANPKGIPSGVKYDVYSESAFDELFRDRVNLWALAEMSCERELIFCEWLNGYELSYQTFLRLKELVNELGLEEGTLRAFVELLASRKDTLIARKAGEEEALLVMQKAREVLKGSMSVEELDNFLREKGDLRNPGSLADVTAIALSLLVLDGFTL, encoded by the coding sequence ATGGAGCGCTGGAAGGTGATTAAGGCGTTTACACTGGGGCCCCTGCTCGAGGCCACGATACCAAAACCTGGCAACGTGAACCGCTACCATGATTTCGAAGACCTCACCATCTACCACTTCCTATTCGGGAACACCGCCCTCCTCAACGTCCTCTACGAGGCAACCGAAGTGGCCAGGCTAGTGGCGAGGGGAACCTACGACCTGAGCGAGGCTGGGATAGGTGAGCTCATAAAGAGGGCCGTTGCGGAGTCACGGAGGGCACAGGGGGCGAACCCGAACTTCGGCGTTGTGGTGCTCGAGGTGCCGCTGATAATGGCTCTGAGCGTATCGAAGGGCCTCTTCGATGCCCGGGAAATTGTCAAGCGCCTCATCTCCGCCTCAACAGTGAGGGACACAATGGAGCTCTACAGAGCTATACGGATAGCCAACCCCAAGGGCATACCGAGCGGGGTTAAGTACGACGTTTACAGCGAGAGCGCCTTCGATGAGCTCTTCAGGGACAGGGTAAACCTGTGGGCCCTGGCGGAGATGAGCTGCGAGAGGGAGCTAATATTCTGCGAGTGGCTCAACGGTTACGAACTCTCTTACCAGACCTTTCTCCGCCTCAAGGAGCTTGTAAACGAGCTCGGGCTTGAGGAGGGGACGTTGAGGGCATTCGTGGAGCTGCTGGCGTCCCGCAAGGACACCTTAATTGCCCGAAAAGCGGGGGAGGAAGAGGCACTGCTGGTAATGCAGAAGGCCAGGGAAGTCCTGAAGGGCTCTATGAGCGTTGAGGAACTCGATAATTTCCTCAGAGAAAAAGGAGACCTCAGAAACCCAGGGAGCCTCGCGGACGTAACGGCTATCGCGCTGAGCCTCCTGGTACTCGACGGCTTCACTCTTTGA
- a CDS encoding family 4A encapsulin nanocompartment shell protein: MRGELIRVLSAVEEKANELKMDGYTPDLVLFGKDAYEFLLEQVREEFGGEEAVTEISGYPVKLLEELGGDALIIDSKNIGLGLGGAKRVKIVKE; encoded by the coding sequence ATGCGCGGGGAACTCATAAGGGTTTTGAGTGCGGTCGAGGAGAAGGCCAACGAGCTCAAGATGGACGGCTACACCCCCGACCTGGTGCTCTTTGGAAAGGATGCCTACGAATTCCTCCTCGAGCAGGTCAGGGAGGAGTTCGGCGGAGAAGAAGCCGTAACAGAGATCTCCGGCTACCCCGTGAAACTCCTCGAGGAGCTTGGGGGAGATGCGCTTATCATAGACAGCAAGAACATAGGTCTCGGACTCGGAGGGGCTAAGAGGGTGAAAATAGTCAAAGAGTGA
- the snatA gene encoding neutral amino acid NAAT transporter SnatA produces the protein MWVFKEFAFFFAGLFAITNPVGAVPVFLGVTHGLSKDCKRRVAKRVFITVLVTLVTFALVGQWIFRFFGSTVDAFAIAGGILLFRMALDMLSGQISKVKISEDEEEEITAADMAIIPLGIPLISGPGAITTVMVYMAQASNPLENGIILGVITLISAAVYLTLLSAEGIEKRLGKVGIKVLTRMMGLILASMAVQMVINGIKGAFGL, from the coding sequence CTGTGGGTATTCAAGGAGTTCGCGTTCTTCTTCGCTGGACTGTTCGCCATCACGAACCCCGTGGGTGCGGTTCCGGTTTTTCTGGGGGTTACCCACGGGCTCTCGAAGGATTGCAAGAGGCGCGTTGCCAAGAGGGTGTTCATCACGGTGCTGGTTACCTTGGTAACGTTCGCGCTCGTCGGGCAGTGGATATTCCGCTTCTTCGGCTCCACCGTGGACGCCTTCGCCATAGCGGGAGGGATACTCCTCTTCAGGATGGCGCTCGATATGCTCAGCGGACAGATTTCCAAGGTCAAGATAAGCGAGGACGAAGAGGAGGAGATAACGGCCGCGGACATGGCCATAATCCCCCTAGGAATCCCCCTGATATCTGGACCGGGGGCAATAACAACGGTGATGGTTTACATGGCACAGGCGTCCAATCCCCTGGAGAACGGGATAATCCTTGGAGTGATAACCCTCATAAGCGCCGCTGTTTACCTCACACTCCTCTCTGCGGAGGGCATTGAAAAGAGGCTCGGAAAGGTCGGGATAAAAGTCCTCACGAGGATGATGGGACTCATCCTTGCATCCATGGCGGTGCAGATGGTTATAAACGGCATTAAGGGAGCCTTCGGCCTCTGA
- the surE gene encoding 5'/3'-nucleotidase SurE: protein MRILITNDDGIYSRGLRAAVEALRDLGDVYVAAPLFQRSASGRAMTLHRPLRAKLIEVPGARVAYGIDGTPTDCVIFAMARFSEFDLAVSGINLGENLSTEITVSGTASAAIEAATHGIPSIAISLEVEWKKVLGEGEDIDFSTASFFLRKIAEAVLEEGLPEGVDMLNVNIPSDATPETPMELTRLARKRYCPTIEERVDPRGHSYYWIVGRKRREFEPGTDAYALKVERKVSVTPINIDMTAGVDLRKLEYLRRV from the coding sequence ATGAGGATACTCATCACAAACGATGACGGCATATACTCCAGGGGACTTAGAGCGGCCGTTGAAGCCCTGCGTGACCTGGGAGATGTCTACGTTGCGGCACCCCTCTTCCAGAGGAGCGCTAGCGGTCGGGCCATGACACTCCACAGGCCGCTTAGGGCCAAGCTCATAGAGGTGCCCGGTGCGAGGGTGGCCTACGGTATTGACGGAACACCAACCGACTGCGTGATTTTTGCAATGGCCCGTTTCAGTGAGTTCGACCTCGCCGTAAGCGGCATAAACCTCGGTGAGAATCTGAGCACGGAGATAACCGTTTCGGGGACGGCCTCCGCCGCTATAGAGGCCGCCACCCATGGTATACCCAGCATAGCCATTAGCCTCGAGGTCGAGTGGAAGAAGGTTCTGGGGGAGGGGGAGGACATTGACTTCTCCACGGCGTCATTTTTCCTCAGGAAGATAGCGGAGGCCGTGCTCGAGGAGGGGCTCCCCGAGGGCGTTGATATGCTCAACGTCAACATTCCGAGCGATGCAACACCCGAAACGCCCATGGAACTCACAAGACTCGCGAGAAAACGATACTGTCCCACCATCGAGGAGCGCGTAGACCCCAGGGGACACTCCTACTACTGGATAGTGGGGAGAAAGAGGAGGGAGTTCGAGCCCGGTACCGATGCCTACGCCCTGAAGGTGGAGAGGAAGGTGAGCGTAACACCTATAAACATAGACATGACCGCCGGAGTTGATCTAAGAAAGCTGGAGTACCTCAGGAGGGTCTGA
- a CDS encoding archaeosine biosynthesis radical SAM protein RaSEA has protein sequence MSYWTSEDNVAGKPGTALFIILPTIGCYRFRIGKACYMCSYPTAAPKVRWSQEAIVDYVREALRKIEGKEGPFAVRMFTSGSFLDNGELKPETRKKIFQLLAELDEVEEIVIESRSELVRYEAVKELAEIVPDKHFEVAIGLETANDDIADVSINKGNTFADFVKAAEITHKAGAKVKTYLLLKPIFLSERDGIEDAKASIIKAEPYTDTFSINITDIQKGTLYERLWEKKEYRPPWLWSAVEVLIWAKKRFPNKRILSDPVGAGSKRGPHNCLTDYDRVIGKAIKKFSATQDLSYIANLKPECHERWSYIIENSLLDWQLVTW, from the coding sequence ATGAGCTACTGGACGAGCGAGGACAACGTGGCCGGAAAACCGGGGACGGCACTCTTCATAATCCTGCCCACGATAGGCTGCTACCGCTTTAGGATTGGGAAGGCCTGCTACATGTGCTCCTATCCAACCGCGGCACCAAAGGTCAGGTGGAGCCAGGAGGCAATAGTCGACTACGTGAGGGAGGCGCTCAGGAAGATTGAAGGAAAGGAAGGCCCCTTCGCCGTGAGGATGTTCACCTCGGGCTCATTCCTTGACAACGGCGAGCTCAAGCCTGAAACGAGGAAGAAAATCTTCCAACTCCTCGCGGAGCTTGACGAGGTTGAGGAGATCGTCATCGAGAGCAGGAGCGAGCTGGTGAGGTACGAGGCTGTTAAGGAGCTTGCGGAGATAGTCCCTGACAAGCACTTTGAAGTCGCCATAGGCCTTGAGACGGCGAATGATGACATAGCCGACGTCTCCATCAACAAAGGAAACACCTTTGCCGACTTCGTGAAGGCCGCAGAGATAACCCACAAAGCGGGCGCTAAAGTTAAGACCTACCTCCTCCTCAAGCCGATCTTCCTATCGGAGCGCGATGGCATTGAGGACGCCAAGGCGAGCATAATCAAGGCAGAGCCTTACACTGACACCTTCTCCATCAACATAACCGACATCCAGAAGGGGACGCTCTACGAGAGGTTGTGGGAGAAGAAGGAGTACCGCCCGCCGTGGCTCTGGAGCGCGGTTGAGGTTCTCATCTGGGCAAAGAAGAGGTTTCCCAACAAGAGAATCCTTAGCGACCCTGTAGGGGCTGGCTCGAAGCGCGGACCGCACAACTGCCTCACCGACTACGACAGAGTCATCGGTAAGGCCATAAAGAAGTTCTCAGCGACGCAGGACTTGAGTTATATTGCGAACCTCAAACCGGAGTGCCACGAGCGCTGGAGCTACATCATCGAGAATTCTCTCCTCGACTGGCAGCTGGTGACGTGGTGA
- a CDS encoding 2-oxoglutarate ferredoxin oxidoreductase subunit delta, with product MADVEKKTVIVREDYLVTGSAEGVANISVDTFLCKGCGICVELCPRKVFEWSEELSEKGVHYPVPVHTEKCVKCKLCELLCPDFAIAVKW from the coding sequence ATGGCAGATGTCGAAAAGAAGACGGTGATCGTTAGGGAGGACTACCTCGTTACAGGTTCCGCCGAGGGCGTCGCCAACATAAGCGTGGACACGTTTCTCTGCAAGGGCTGTGGAATATGTGTCGAGCTCTGTCCCAGGAAGGTGTTTGAGTGGAGCGAAGAGCTCAGCGAAAAGGGTGTACACTACCCTGTTCCGGTTCACACCGAGAAGTGCGTTAAGTGCAAGCTGTGTGAGCTCCTCTGCCCTGACTTCGCCATAGCCGTCAAGTGGTGA
- a CDS encoding 2-oxoacid:acceptor oxidoreductase subunit alpha, translating into MIIRGDEPEQVELLRRFFPKGNYFMQGDEAIAYGALFAGCRFYAGYPITPASEIAETMARELPKVRGYYIQMEDEIGSIAAVIGASWTGLKSMTATSGPGFSLMQENLGLGIMTETPLVLVDVQRSGPSTGQATKGAQGDFFQARWGTHGDHPIIAISPTSVEDSFWETVRAFNLSEKFRIPVVLLADGVIGHTREQIRIPDPEEVELIYRRLPRNEEEAKLPFGDVDGSLVPPMPLFGHGYFTHVTGSTHKENGLRDVYTPEVHDRLVRRLHKKIEKHEAEIQKWEEYYTDDAEILVVSWGVTARPALGAVLNARKEGIKVGLFVPKTVHPFPGKRMKELGKRVRAILVPEMNLGQLIIEVDRYVNDDVLLKGVNRIGGVPLTVEEIFREIVNVGSAERSRHSSAD; encoded by the coding sequence ATGATCATCCGCGGCGATGAGCCCGAGCAGGTTGAGCTCCTGAGGAGGTTCTTCCCCAAGGGCAACTACTTCATGCAGGGTGACGAGGCCATAGCGTACGGCGCTCTCTTCGCGGGCTGCCGCTTCTACGCTGGCTATCCAATAACACCCGCAAGCGAAATCGCTGAGACCATGGCGCGCGAGCTCCCGAAGGTGAGGGGATACTACATCCAGATGGAGGATGAGATTGGGAGCATCGCCGCTGTAATAGGCGCCTCGTGGACGGGCCTCAAGTCCATGACCGCCACCTCCGGCCCCGGTTTCTCCCTAATGCAGGAAAATCTGGGCCTTGGGATAATGACTGAGACACCTCTGGTGCTCGTTGACGTTCAGAGGAGTGGACCATCAACAGGTCAAGCCACCAAAGGCGCGCAGGGGGACTTTTTCCAGGCAAGGTGGGGCACCCACGGAGACCACCCAATAATAGCAATATCCCCAACGAGCGTTGAGGACTCATTCTGGGAGACGGTCAGGGCCTTCAACCTCTCCGAGAAGTTCAGAATTCCAGTGGTTCTCCTGGCGGACGGAGTGATAGGGCACACGAGGGAGCAGATAAGGATTCCCGATCCGGAGGAGGTCGAGCTCATCTACCGTAGGCTTCCGAGAAATGAGGAGGAGGCGAAGCTTCCATTCGGCGACGTTGACGGTTCCCTCGTTCCCCCAATGCCCCTCTTTGGCCACGGCTACTTCACGCACGTCACCGGATCAACCCACAAGGAGAACGGCCTCCGCGATGTATACACGCCCGAAGTCCACGACAGGCTCGTGAGAAGGCTCCACAAGAAGATTGAGAAGCACGAGGCTGAGATACAGAAGTGGGAGGAGTATTACACGGACGATGCGGAGATACTCGTTGTGAGCTGGGGCGTTACCGCGCGCCCGGCTCTCGGGGCGGTGCTCAATGCGAGGAAGGAGGGAATAAAGGTCGGGCTCTTCGTTCCCAAAACGGTTCATCCATTCCCAGGGAAGCGTATGAAAGAGCTCGGAAAGCGCGTTAGGGCAATCCTAGTCCCGGAGATGAACCTCGGGCAGCTCATCATCGAGGTGGATCGCTACGTTAACGACGACGTCCTGCTGAAGGGAGTGAACAGAATAGGCGGTGTCCCGCTGACGGTGGAGGAGATATTCAGGGAAATAGTGAATGTGGGCTCAGCCGAGCGTTCTCGTCACAGTTCGGCGGATTAG
- a CDS encoding 2-oxoacid:ferredoxin oxidoreductase subunit beta, with product MAMKIYTKYDMAKYLRKEALPTALCPGCGGGTVLNAFANAVDELGIDPRDLVMVSGIGCSAWIASPYFLADTLHTTHGRAIAFATGVKIGLPDKKVVVISGDGDLAGIGGNHLLHAARRNVDITVILVNNFIYGMTGGQVGPTTPFGANTTTSPYGNVEHPLQISEVVAAAGASYVARWTTFHVYQLIKSIKKALNTKGFSLVEVISQCPVQFGRRNRMKAPAEMLRWFQKNSVPISKAKKLPPEELEGKFIIGEFVERERPELTEELNRLIEKVLGG from the coding sequence ATGGCGATGAAGATTTACACGAAGTATGATATGGCCAAATACCTCCGAAAGGAGGCTCTTCCCACCGCCCTCTGCCCCGGGTGCGGTGGTGGAACGGTCCTAAATGCATTCGCCAACGCCGTTGATGAGCTGGGAATTGACCCCAGAGACCTCGTAATGGTCAGCGGTATCGGCTGCTCGGCGTGGATAGCCTCCCCCTACTTCCTTGCCGACACCCTCCACACGACCCACGGAAGGGCGATAGCCTTTGCCACGGGAGTCAAGATAGGCCTTCCCGATAAGAAGGTGGTCGTGATCAGCGGCGACGGTGACCTAGCCGGCATAGGCGGAAACCACCTCCTCCACGCCGCGAGGAGGAACGTGGACATAACCGTGATCCTCGTCAACAACTTCATCTACGGAATGACCGGGGGCCAGGTGGGCCCGACGACCCCATTTGGGGCCAACACCACCACCTCCCCCTACGGGAACGTGGAGCATCCACTCCAGATAAGCGAGGTCGTGGCCGCTGCGGGAGCATCGTACGTCGCGAGATGGACCACGTTCCACGTCTATCAGCTCATAAAGAGCATAAAGAAGGCCCTCAACACCAAGGGCTTCTCCCTCGTTGAGGTCATCTCCCAGTGCCCGGTCCAGTTCGGAAGGAGGAACCGCATGAAAGCACCGGCAGAGATGCTCCGCTGGTTCCAGAAAAACAGCGTCCCGATAAGCAAGGCGAAGAAGTTGCCCCCTGAAGAGCTCGAGGGCAAGTTCATAATAGGCGAGTTCGTGGAGAGGGAAAGGCCCGAGCTCACTGAGGAGCTGAACAGGCTCATAGAGAAGGTTCTTGGAGGGTGA